A region from the Colwellia sp. PAMC 21821 genome encodes:
- the epd gene encoding erythrose-4-phosphate dehydrogenase yields MSINIAINGFGRIGRNVVRALYENGRANDFTLVAINELADPEGIAHLLKYDSTHGRFSFSVQQSDGKLFIAGDEIALSHEAEIADLPWQQHNIDIVIDCTGKFGSQADGLLHIKQGAKKVLFSHPGSQDLDATIIYGINHQQLTAAEKVVSNGSCTTNCVVPVIQVLDKAFGVESGAITTIHSSMHDQQVIDAYHPDLRRSRAASQSIIPVDTKLAAGIERILPKFAGRFEAIAVRVPTINVTAMDLSLNLSSDATIAQINQAIVDAQNNGLAGILGYTTEPLVSIDFNHDPHSSIVDGNQTRVSHKRLVKLLIWCDNEWGFANRLLDTAYTMGKVG; encoded by the coding sequence ATGTCAATTAATATCGCAATAAATGGCTTTGGAAGAATCGGCAGAAATGTTGTTCGTGCACTTTATGAAAACGGCAGAGCCAACGACTTTACGTTAGTTGCTATTAATGAGCTTGCCGATCCTGAAGGCATAGCTCACTTATTAAAATACGATTCTACCCACGGTCGCTTTTCATTTTCGGTTCAACAAAGCGATGGAAAACTATTTATCGCGGGCGACGAAATCGCTTTGAGTCATGAAGCCGAAATAGCAGATTTACCATGGCAACAGCACAATATCGACATTGTTATTGATTGTACCGGCAAGTTTGGCAGCCAAGCAGATGGCCTGCTTCACATTAAGCAGGGTGCAAAAAAGGTTTTGTTTTCCCATCCCGGTTCACAAGATTTAGACGCTACTATTATTTATGGTATTAATCATCAGCAACTAACTGCTGCTGAAAAAGTGGTTTCAAACGGCTCTTGTACTACCAACTGTGTGGTGCCTGTTATTCAGGTTTTAGATAAAGCTTTTGGCGTTGAAAGTGGTGCTATTACGACCATTCACTCTTCGATGCATGATCAACAAGTTATTGACGCTTATCATCCCGACTTACGACGTTCTCGTGCCGCCAGTCAATCAATAATACCCGTTGACACTAAACTTGCCGCAGGTATTGAGCGCATTTTGCCTAAGTTTGCCGGTCGCTTTGAAGCGATTGCGGTGCGAGTGCCCACTATCAATGTAACCGCTATGGACTTGAGCTTAAACTTATCTAGCGATGCCACTATTGCACAAATTAACCAAGCGATTGTCGACGCGCAAAACAATGGTTTAGCTGGGATTTTGGGCTATACCACTGAGCCGCTAGTGTCGATCGACTTCAATCATGACCCTCATTCCAGCATTGTTGACGGTAATCAAACACGTGTCAGTCACAAGCGTTTAGTTAAGCTACTCATTTGGTGTGATAACGAATGGGGCTTCGCTAACCGTTTACTAGACACTGCCTATACTATGGGCAAAGTCGGTTAG
- a CDS encoding phosphoglycerate kinase, which yields MSVIKMTDLALNNQRVLIREDLNVPVKDGKITSDARLRAALPTLRLALEVGAKVMVMSHLGRPTEGEYNAEFSLQPVADYLSAALNVPVRLAKSYLDGVDVNIGELVIFENIRFNVGEKNNDDTLSKKLAALCDVFVMDAFGTAHRAQASTHGVAKYAPIACAGPLLAGELSALSKALDNPARPLVAIVGGSKVSTKLTVLDSLAGIVDQLVVGGGIANTFIASQGHNVGKSLFEADLVDEAKRLTKQANDNNGSIPVPTDVVVGKEFSETAVATLKNVSDVDDSDMIFDIGPQSAKALAEIIANAGTVVWNGPVGVFEFDQFGKGTEVIARAIASSKAFSIAGGGDTLAAVDKYGIADQVSYISTGGGAFLEFLEGKKLPAVEILEARAKA from the coding sequence ATGTCAGTAATCAAAATGACCGATTTAGCATTAAACAATCAACGTGTGCTAATTCGTGAAGACTTAAATGTGCCAGTTAAAGATGGCAAAATCACCTCAGACGCTCGCTTAAGAGCTGCCTTACCAACACTTAGATTAGCTTTAGAAGTCGGTGCGAAAGTGATGGTTATGTCGCATTTAGGACGCCCAACCGAAGGCGAATATAATGCAGAGTTCTCATTACAGCCTGTTGCCGACTATCTTAGTGCAGCGCTTAATGTACCGGTTCGTTTAGCTAAAAGTTACCTTGATGGTGTAGATGTTAACATTGGCGAATTGGTCATATTTGAAAATATTCGTTTTAATGTTGGCGAAAAAAACAATGATGACACCTTATCAAAAAAATTAGCCGCGTTATGTGATGTTTTCGTTATGGACGCATTTGGTACTGCTCATCGCGCGCAAGCGAGCACTCATGGCGTGGCAAAATATGCTCCTATTGCTTGTGCTGGGCCACTATTGGCCGGTGAATTATCAGCTTTATCAAAAGCACTTGATAACCCTGCTCGCCCATTAGTTGCCATTGTTGGCGGCTCGAAAGTTTCAACTAAACTGACCGTACTAGATTCATTAGCCGGCATTGTTGACCAATTAGTGGTTGGCGGCGGTATTGCTAATACCTTTATTGCCTCACAGGGCCATAATGTTGGTAAATCATTATTCGAAGCTGACCTAGTCGATGAAGCTAAGCGCTTAACAAAACAAGCAAACGATAATAATGGTTCAATTCCAGTACCTACAGATGTCGTGGTTGGCAAAGAGTTCTCTGAAACTGCAGTCGCAACACTTAAAAATGTCAGCGACGTTGACGACAGCGATATGATTTTTGATATAGGTCCTCAAAGCGCTAAAGCGCTGGCTGAAATTATCGCTAATGCCGGTACCGTAGTTTGGAATGGCCCCGTTGGTGTATTTGAATTTGATCAATTTGGTAAAGGCACTGAAGTTATCGCCCGCGCTATTGCTAGCAGCAAGGCATTCTCTATCGCTGGCGGTGGTGACACATTAGCCGCTGTAGATAAATATGGTATTGCCGATCAAGTGTCATATATTTCAACAGGTGGCGGTGCTTTCCTTGAATTTTTAGAAGGCAAGAAGTTGCCGGCAGTAGAAATACTAGAAGCGCGCGCTAAGGCATAA
- the fba gene encoding class II fructose-bisphosphate aldolase (catalyzes the reversible aldol condensation of dihydroxyacetonephosphate and glyceraldehyde 3-phosphate in the Calvin cycle, glycolysis, and/or gluconeogenesis) — protein sequence MALVSMRQMLDHAAEHGYGIPAFNVNNLEQVRAIMLAANDTNSPVILQGSAGARAYAGAPFLRHLILAAIEEFPHIPVVMHQDHGTSPSVCQRSIQLGFSSVMMDGSLMDDGKTPSSYEYNVDVTRRTVEMAHACGVSVEGELGCLGSLETGEAGEEDGIGAVGKLTMDQMLTDPEEAADFVQKTQVDALAIACGTSHGAYKFTRPPTGDILAIDRIKAIHNRIPNTHLVMHGSSSVPQEWLAIINKYGGNIPETYGVPVEQIQEGIKNGVRKINIDTDLRLASTGAVRRFLAENPSEFDPRKFLKASTQAMYDICKARYEAFGAVGHAATIKPISLDNMFMQYSTGKLDAIIK from the coding sequence ATGGCTTTAGTTTCTATGCGCCAAATGTTAGATCATGCAGCTGAACACGGTTACGGTATTCCAGCCTTTAACGTTAACAATTTAGAACAAGTTAGAGCCATTATGCTTGCTGCTAACGACACTAATAGCCCAGTAATACTGCAGGGTTCTGCCGGTGCTAGAGCCTATGCAGGCGCACCTTTTTTACGCCATTTGATCTTAGCAGCAATTGAAGAATTTCCACATATTCCTGTCGTAATGCATCAAGATCACGGCACCTCGCCAAGTGTTTGCCAGCGCTCAATTCAATTAGGCTTTTCATCAGTAATGATGGATGGTTCATTAATGGATGACGGTAAAACACCTTCAAGCTATGAATACAATGTTGATGTTACTCGTCGTACAGTAGAAATGGCGCACGCCTGTGGTGTTTCCGTTGAAGGTGAGTTAGGTTGTTTAGGTTCGCTTGAAACTGGTGAAGCTGGTGAAGAAGACGGCATAGGTGCTGTTGGAAAACTCACTATGGATCAAATGCTAACTGACCCTGAAGAAGCTGCTGACTTTGTCCAAAAAACACAAGTTGACGCTTTAGCCATTGCTTGTGGTACTTCGCATGGTGCTTATAAATTTACTCGTCCACCTACGGGCGATATATTAGCTATCGATCGCATTAAAGCGATACATAACCGTATTCCTAATACACATTTAGTGATGCATGGCTCTTCATCAGTACCACAAGAATGGTTAGCTATCATTAATAAATATGGTGGTAATATCCCAGAAACTTATGGTGTACCTGTTGAGCAAATTCAAGAAGGCATTAAAAACGGTGTGCGAAAAATTAACATCGATACCGATTTACGTTTAGCGTCTACCGGTGCTGTTCGTCGCTTCTTGGCTGAAAATCCAAGTGAATTTGATCCACGTAAATTCTTAAAAGCTTCAACTCAAGCTATGTATGATATTTGTAAAGCACGCTACGAAGCCTTTGGTGCCGTTGGCCATGCAGCTACCATTAAACCTATATCCCTAGATAATATGTTTATGCAATATTCTACGGGTAAATTAGACGCTATAATTAAGTAA
- a CDS encoding mechanosensitive ion channel domain-containing protein, translated as MDIIQNWLVDNQQMLIDFTIKLLVAIAIIFIGKFVANLVREGIVKVMRLRGMDEAIISFLGSLIYGMLFLVVIITAISHLGFNTTSLVAIVGAAGLAIGLALQGSLSNFASGVLLIILKPFKSGDFIDVAGVSGIVEEIHVFSTKLRTGDNKAVIIPNGKITSSTITNFSTKPERRLDLVIGVSYEADLAVTKALLTKLTNEHELVMKEKEVVIGVQELAESSVNFVVRPWVKSGDYWPLHRDLLEKIKVALDNAGIEIPYPQLSLHVRKEETNES; from the coding sequence ATGGACATAATTCAAAATTGGCTTGTCGATAATCAACAAATGTTAATAGACTTTACGATTAAATTATTAGTTGCGATAGCCATCATTTTCATCGGTAAGTTTGTTGCAAACTTGGTTCGTGAAGGCATAGTCAAAGTCATGCGACTTAGAGGCATGGATGAAGCTATTATTTCATTTCTCGGTAGCTTAATTTACGGCATGTTGTTCCTTGTTGTTATTATTACGGCTATATCACACTTAGGTTTTAACACAACGTCACTTGTTGCAATCGTCGGTGCTGCCGGGTTAGCTATTGGTTTAGCGTTACAGGGCTCTTTATCTAATTTCGCCTCTGGTGTACTGCTTATTATATTAAAACCATTTAAAAGTGGCGACTTCATCGATGTTGCGGGTGTTTCAGGCATTGTTGAAGAAATTCATGTTTTTTCAACCAAGTTGAGAACCGGTGATAATAAAGCCGTAATAATTCCGAACGGCAAAATTACCTCTAGTACGATTACCAACTTTTCAACCAAGCCAGAGCGCCGCCTAGATCTAGTTATAGGGGTGAGTTACGAAGCAGATCTTGCCGTCACTAAAGCATTACTAACCAAGCTCACTAATGAGCATGAATTAGTCATGAAAGAAAAAGAAGTCGTCATTGGTGTGCAAGAATTAGCCGAAAGCTCAGTAAATTTTGTCGTTCGCCCTTGGGTTAAATCAGGTGATTACTGGCCATTACATCGCGATTTACTTGAAAAAATTAAAGTAGCGCTAGACAATGCAGGCATAGAAATACCTTATCCACAATTATCTTTACATGTAAGAAAGGAAGAAACGAATGAGTCATAA
- a CDS encoding DUF481 domain-containing protein, whose translation MSHKLISAALCCMPLMALAEEATAPKVKSPYTASAELGMLFKTGDTNSADIKSGFDFTHEEAAWKSTVTLGLLIKKSEQEDENGEDHFITSDQKWTAVGQTNYNLDKTSPNYIYGNVSYEDNRFSNFRSQSSISTGWGRRWFETEKATLDADVGPGYKRDVIRATDTQPEETKTAFIIQAQALYKREINEHVLFKQLLVAKYAPEGGENSTYKARTSITTKLLETLQLKFSFTLDYNTDVEDGKENVNTETAMTLVYSF comes from the coding sequence ATGAGTCATAAGTTAATATCAGCAGCATTATGCTGTATGCCGCTAATGGCATTAGCAGAAGAAGCCACGGCACCGAAAGTTAAGTCACCTTATACTGCTTCTGCAGAGTTGGGCATGCTTTTCAAAACAGGTGATACAAACAGCGCAGATATTAAGTCAGGCTTTGATTTTACTCACGAAGAAGCCGCTTGGAAATCTACCGTAACATTAGGCTTGCTGATCAAGAAAAGTGAACAAGAAGATGAAAACGGTGAAGATCATTTTATCACCAGTGATCAAAAATGGACTGCGGTAGGCCAAACAAATTACAATCTAGACAAAACCAGTCCAAATTATATCTACGGCAACGTTTCATATGAAGATAACCGTTTCAGTAACTTCAGAAGCCAAAGTTCAATCTCAACAGGTTGGGGTCGTCGTTGGTTCGAAACTGAAAAAGCCACACTAGATGCAGATGTTGGTCCTGGTTATAAACGCGATGTAATTCGTGCAACTGACACTCAACCGGAAGAAACTAAAACGGCTTTTATCATACAAGCGCAAGCCTTATATAAGCGTGAAATAAATGAACACGTTTTATTTAAACAGTTATTAGTGGCAAAATACGCACCAGAAGGCGGCGAAAATAGTACTTATAAAGCAAGAACGTCGATCACAACAAAGTTACTTGAAACATTACAGCTTAAGTTTAGCTTTACGCTAGATTACAATACTGATGTTGAAGATGGTAAAGAGAATGTAAACACCGAAACAGCAATGACCTTGGTATACAGCTTCTAA
- a CDS encoding metal ABC transporter permease, translating to MDYELLTILLPAFAAGILVLSTHVVLGKQVLKRGIIFIDLAIAQIAALGAIVVRMDHDIAELAYANVWVPALFALAGAGIIAMLAKYMAEELEAMIGCFYVLSAVTAMLLLSNDPHGAELLKQLMSGQILWVSWQQLLLPSIVYTAILALILYKPKILDGAAFYLLFAVVITLSVELVGVYLVFSTLILPALAINKLQGKRVLLWAYGVGLVGYLLGLYLSASFDLPSGAAIVASLALSAVVFRLISKVGLKG from the coding sequence ATGGATTATGAATTACTCACCATACTGTTACCGGCATTCGCTGCGGGTATATTAGTACTTTCAACCCATGTTGTTTTGGGCAAGCAAGTGCTAAAGCGTGGCATTATTTTTATAGATTTAGCCATCGCACAAATTGCTGCTTTAGGGGCAATAGTGGTACGTATGGATCATGATATTGCTGAACTTGCTTATGCAAACGTTTGGGTGCCTGCACTATTTGCCTTAGCGGGAGCAGGTATTATTGCAATGTTAGCCAAGTATATGGCCGAAGAGTTGGAAGCAATGATAGGTTGTTTTTACGTCTTATCAGCCGTAACAGCTATGTTATTGTTATCCAATGATCCCCATGGTGCCGAGTTGCTTAAACAGCTTATGTCAGGACAAATTCTTTGGGTCAGTTGGCAGCAATTATTATTACCATCAATTGTTTACACTGCTATTCTCGCGTTAATACTTTACAAGCCTAAAATATTAGATGGAGCCGCTTTCTATCTTTTATTCGCGGTAGTGATAACACTATCGGTTGAGCTTGTAGGGGTTTACCTGGTTTTTAGTACCTTAATATTACCCGCTTTAGCCATTAATAAGTTACAAGGTAAGCGCGTTTTACTATGGGCTTACGGGGTTGGTTTAGTCGGGTATTTATTAGGATTGTACTTATCAGCAAGTTTTGACTTACCTAGTGGCGCGGCCATTGTTGCGTCATTAGCGTTAAGTGCCGTAGTTTTTAGGCTAATAAGCAAAGTCGGCCTAAAAGGATAA
- a CDS encoding zinc ABC transporter substrate-binding protein yields the protein MRINFKLLFSGALLTLSHSAFAQMNIFACEPEYAALAKELAPNARIYSATTAMQDPHQVQARPSLIAKMRQADLVICAGADLEVGWLPMLQMKAANANVRSTDKGLFFAADHVTTLDQMSNVDRSMGDVHSAGNPHVHFSPKHVLDIANALTSKLIQLDGKQSDLYQQQLTNFAERWQLAMAQWQIKASRLNGMKVIAYHSSFRYLFDFASIEQVADLEPKPGLPPTSSHLAGLLKQAKKGDITAIIIASYQDQRGANWLAEKSSLPVVVLPLSVGGNEQSTDLFSLYDSVLNLLSQAQAEQK from the coding sequence ATGCGCATCAATTTTAAGTTACTCTTTAGTGGCGCTTTACTAACCTTAAGCCACAGTGCTTTTGCACAAATGAATATTTTCGCTTGTGAGCCTGAGTATGCCGCTTTGGCAAAAGAGCTTGCTCCTAATGCGCGAATATATTCGGCAACAACAGCGATGCAAGATCCGCATCAAGTGCAAGCACGACCTAGCCTAATCGCTAAAATGCGTCAGGCAGACCTTGTGATCTGTGCGGGTGCTGACCTAGAAGTAGGTTGGTTACCCATGTTACAAATGAAAGCGGCTAATGCCAACGTGCGAAGTACAGACAAAGGCTTGTTTTTTGCTGCTGATCATGTAACAACTTTAGATCAAATGAGTAATGTCGATAGAAGCATGGGTGACGTACATAGTGCAGGTAATCCGCATGTACATTTTTCACCAAAGCACGTGCTAGATATTGCCAATGCATTAACAAGCAAGTTAATACAGCTAGACGGAAAGCAAAGTGACTTATATCAGCAACAGTTAACAAACTTTGCTGAACGTTGGCAGTTAGCGATGGCACAGTGGCAAATTAAAGCGAGTCGCTTGAATGGTATGAAGGTCATTGCTTATCACTCAAGCTTTCGCTATTTATTTGACTTTGCCAGTATTGAGCAAGTAGCAGACTTAGAGCCTAAACCGGGCTTGCCTCCAACCAGTAGTCATCTTGCAGGTTTGTTAAAACAAGCGAAAAAAGGCGATATAACAGCAATTATTATTGCTTCTTATCAAGACCAACGTGGGGCAAATTGGTTGGCTGAAAAGTCGAGTTTACCTGTGGTTGTGTTGCCATTGTCAGTTGGTGGTAATGAGCAAAGTACCGATTTATTTAGCTTGTATGACAGTGTGCTAAATTTATTGAGTCAAGCGCAAGCCGAACAAAAATAG
- a CDS encoding outer membrane beta-barrel protein translates to MNNFQFFPSRLSAAVSSSILSPVKVSAACILTGIFPLLSFAQTPTLSNLTVSAVLDGYYQSEDRLMTERVKGFGLGETELAFSASIDDMFFGKLTTVFESHEGESEVNIEEAFVQTLALPNGFTVRAGRFLSDIGYLNNQHLHTDAFTSRPSAYRAFLGGHYFDDGLRVSYIAPTDLYWTMGAEVFSGDSLRAEDESGEREFDSTGVYTAFTKIGGDIGIESSWQLGASFLRNENGLLTPEEHEEGEEGEAHEEESHAHSAGYTGKNTFIADFVYKWAPNGNYKYQHLTLSAEYFRVSDFMVPELEEEHLEEEHHDEGSTNDYHQAWYVSGVYQFSPHWSAGLRYGKLDSQVLHEEHFDKQRLKETELSVAWHNSHFSTVRVEFSHQSNIGFENAENDNVITLQYVMALGAHNAHQF, encoded by the coding sequence ATGAACAATTTTCAATTTTTTCCATCACGCTTATCCGCTGCCGTATCGAGTTCTATTTTGTCGCCTGTGAAAGTTAGCGCAGCCTGCATATTAACCGGTATTTTTCCCTTACTTTCTTTTGCACAAACACCCACACTTTCTAATCTCACCGTTAGTGCCGTTTTAGATGGCTATTATCAAAGTGAAGATCGGTTAATGACCGAAAGGGTAAAAGGTTTTGGCTTAGGTGAAACTGAGTTAGCGTTTAGTGCCAGTATCGATGATATGTTTTTCGGTAAACTCACCACTGTTTTTGAATCTCATGAAGGTGAAAGCGAAGTTAATATCGAAGAAGCTTTTGTACAGACATTGGCATTGCCGAATGGATTTACTGTCCGTGCAGGGCGTTTTTTATCTGATATCGGTTATTTAAATAATCAACATCTTCATACTGATGCTTTTACCAGCAGACCAAGTGCTTATCGTGCATTTTTAGGTGGGCATTATTTCGATGATGGATTACGAGTAAGCTATATAGCACCAACAGATTTGTACTGGACTATGGGCGCTGAAGTTTTTTCAGGTGATAGTTTACGCGCTGAAGATGAGTCAGGTGAGCGCGAATTTGATAGTACAGGGGTTTATACCGCGTTTACAAAAATTGGTGGCGATATTGGCATTGAAAGTTCTTGGCAATTAGGTGCAAGTTTCTTACGAAATGAAAATGGCCTATTAACGCCAGAAGAGCATGAAGAAGGTGAAGAGGGTGAAGCACATGAAGAAGAGTCACATGCTCATTCTGCAGGTTATACCGGAAAAAATACTTTTATAGCTGACTTTGTTTATAAGTGGGCGCCAAATGGCAACTATAAATATCAACATTTAACCCTGAGTGCTGAGTATTTTAGAGTGAGTGACTTTATGGTGCCTGAACTTGAAGAAGAGCATTTAGAAGAAGAGCACCACGACGAAGGCAGTACTAACGATTACCATCAAGCATGGTATGTTAGTGGCGTTTATCAATTTTCACCACATTGGTCAGCTGGTTTACGATACGGTAAATTAGATAGCCAAGTACTTCATGAAGAGCATTTCGACAAACAAAGGCTTAAAGAAACTGAGTTAAGTGTTGCTTGGCACAACAGTCATTTCTCAACGGTGAGAGTTGAATTTAGCCACCAAAGTAATATTGGCTTTGAGAATGCTGAAAATGATAATGTGATTACTTTACAATATGTAATGGCACTAGGAGCACATAATGCGCATCAATTTTAA
- the djlA gene encoding co-chaperone DjlA codes for MRIWGKVLGFLFGLMLSKNIFGALLGAWLGHRFDKGIGLNFNSLGGAKSEADRQATFFYSSFSVMGYIAKANGQVTQHEIAFATAYMDKLGLKDSLRQQAQDAFRDGKTTGFPLTERLTELKSAVGSRQDLLLLFLEIQIQVAFADGSLDTDEREALHQIANGLGYSAQELDKLLEMIIAGANFHQQGQRGANQSFAQSGKQLENAYKVLGVSKSDSASDIKKAYRKLMSQHHPDKLVAKGLPPEMMETAKQKAQDIQAAYELVSAQNK; via the coding sequence ATGCGAATTTGGGGTAAAGTTTTAGGTTTTTTATTTGGTTTAATGCTAAGTAAAAACATTTTTGGTGCACTATTAGGTGCTTGGTTGGGACATCGTTTTGATAAAGGCATAGGCCTAAATTTCAATTCCTTAGGCGGCGCCAAAAGTGAAGCCGATAGACAAGCAACATTTTTTTATAGCAGCTTTTCGGTGATGGGCTACATAGCAAAAGCTAATGGTCAGGTTACGCAACATGAAATTGCCTTCGCCACTGCTTATATGGATAAGTTGGGGCTAAAAGATTCATTACGCCAGCAAGCCCAAGATGCATTTAGAGATGGAAAAACAACAGGTTTTCCGCTCACTGAACGATTAACAGAATTAAAATCTGCAGTAGGAAGTCGTCAAGATTTATTATTACTGTTTTTAGAGATTCAAATTCAAGTGGCTTTTGCCGATGGTAGTCTAGATACAGATGAACGTGAAGCATTGCATCAAATCGCCAATGGTTTAGGGTATTCAGCTCAAGAGTTAGATAAATTACTAGAGATGATTATCGCCGGAGCTAACTTTCACCAGCAAGGGCAGCGTGGTGCGAACCAAAGTTTTGCGCAATCAGGGAAGCAACTTGAAAATGCCTATAAAGTTCTCGGTGTGTCTAAGAGCGACTCGGCAAGTGATATTAAAAAGGCTTACCGTAAACTTATGTCACAACACCATCCTGATAAATTAGTAGCGAAAGGCTTGCCACCCGAAATGATGGAAACCGCTAAGCAAAAAGCACAAGACATACAAGCAGCCTATGAATTAGTTTCAGCACAAAATAAATAA
- the murU gene encoding N-acetylmuramate alpha-1-phosphate uridylyltransferase MurU, with protein MKAMILAAGRGERMRPLTDKCPKPLLKVKGLPLIEYHIKNLVAAGINDIVINYAWLGHQIVDYLGDGERFSANISYSEEASALETAGGIIKALPMLVEQDDDVFVVINGDIYCDYNLKDLPQLSAEFNAHLLLVENPEHNKNGDFQLTQGMLVNPKSNRQETYTFSGIALYRKSFFKQYTTTDHGALLQQTRVQPLAPMLRTGADQNIISASVITSAWTDVGTPERLAKLNTI; from the coding sequence ATGAAAGCAATGATTTTAGCTGCGGGGCGTGGTGAACGAATGCGACCACTAACCGACAAATGCCCCAAGCCGTTACTAAAAGTAAAAGGGCTACCGCTGATTGAATACCATATAAAAAATTTAGTGGCGGCGGGTATAAACGATATTGTGATCAATTACGCCTGGTTGGGTCATCAAATTGTCGATTACCTCGGCGATGGTGAACGATTTTCGGCGAATATCAGTTACAGTGAAGAAGCTAGTGCTTTGGAAACGGCCGGTGGTATCATCAAAGCGTTGCCAATGTTGGTAGAGCAAGACGATGATGTATTTGTGGTGATTAATGGCGATATTTATTGCGATTATAATTTAAAGGATTTACCACAATTGTCTGCTGAGTTTAACGCACATTTGTTGTTAGTTGAGAACCCAGAGCACAATAAAAATGGTGATTTTCAACTCACCCAAGGCATGCTGGTTAACCCTAAAAGTAACCGACAAGAAACTTATACCTTTAGTGGCATTGCCCTTTATCGTAAAAGTTTCTTTAAACAATATACTACAACAGATCATGGTGCATTATTGCAGCAAACAAGAGTGCAACCTTTAGCACCGATGTTAAGAACTGGCGCTGATCAGAATATAATATCAGCTAGTGTTATCACATCTGCTTGGACAGATGTTGGCACGCCTGAACGTTTAGCTAAGCTAAACACTATTTAA
- a CDS encoding phosphotransferase: protein MSNLRTTALLHWLKSHFSLENITLIPLTGDAGFRRYFRFDYQNQSYIAVDAPVKFSNNQAFVDVQEILQGVGVNVPNILAVDLNQGFLCLSDFGQTVLSDRLTNENMAQYYAQAIVELNKMLKCKTALVAELPQYDEKFIKTELAIFNEWLLEKYLGIYLTDDEQSALNECFEILISAIVEQPKTFMHRDYHSRNIMLLDNSELGIIDFQDAVQGPIIYDLVSLLRDCYVRWPNELITPLMEVYRQQVENSFPEENLTKEKWQYWFDLTGLQRHIKASGIFARLHHRDNKSGYLADIPLTLGYIQDVSAQYDKLSFLHELVTQRVIPAVNKLS from the coding sequence TTGAGTAATTTAAGAACTACGGCATTATTACACTGGTTAAAAAGTCATTTTTCGCTAGAAAATATTACCTTAATACCGCTAACGGGCGATGCTGGCTTTCGACGTTACTTTCGCTTTGACTATCAAAATCAGAGTTATATCGCGGTCGATGCACCGGTTAAGTTTTCAAATAATCAAGCGTTTGTCGATGTGCAGGAAATATTGCAGGGCGTTGGCGTTAATGTGCCTAATATTCTTGCGGTTGATCTTAACCAAGGTTTTCTTTGTCTTAGCGACTTTGGCCAAACGGTACTATCAGATCGCCTTACAAACGAAAATATGGCGCAATATTACGCACAAGCGATAGTTGAACTGAACAAAATGCTAAAATGTAAAACTGCATTAGTCGCAGAGTTACCACAATATGATGAAAAGTTTATCAAAACTGAGTTGGCTATTTTTAACGAATGGTTATTAGAAAAATATTTAGGTATTTATTTAACTGACGACGAACAATCCGCTTTAAACGAGTGTTTTGAAATATTGATTTCTGCCATTGTTGAGCAACCTAAAACTTTTATGCATCGCGATTATCACAGTCGTAATATTATGCTGTTAGACAACAGTGAACTTGGCATTATTGATTTCCAAGATGCAGTTCAAGGTCCGATTATTTATGATTTGGTTTCACTATTAAGGGATTGTTATGTTCGTTGGCCTAACGAGTTAATAACGCCGTTAATGGAAGTCTATCGCCAGCAGGTCGAAAACTCTTTCCCTGAAGAGAACTTAACGAAAGAAAAGTGGCAATATTGGTTTGATTTAACGGGCCTGCAACGCCATATAAAAGCCAGTGGCATTTTTGCACGCTTACATCACAGAGATAATAAATCAGGATATTTAGCGGATATACCACTTACTTTGGGCTACATACAAGATGTTAGCGCACAATATGATAAACTCAGCTTCCTGCATGAATTAGTCACTCAGCGAGTAATACCGGCAGTAAATAAATTGAGTTAG